A part of Cotesia glomerata isolate CgM1 linkage group LG4, MPM_Cglom_v2.3, whole genome shotgun sequence genomic DNA contains:
- the LOC123262998 gene encoding uncharacterized protein LOC123262998: protein MSSFKTFAEKFTEKIDVELKLTLNSFSNFEAGITDWNEVNFFSDVQELLEDTKLRCAGLSGHVSRWNDFHELLVKHIRRSKGTEGVLNDLHTKAYIFYSSVVYLLQQLPSLAPDSQHLEFSQFCKGFKMMRENNILFRSEGEYKNNTKDLTGYFEEIFKVWKTPEIKKFCGKIPSPRAGLLRYFKVILSIHLRRFIVSYFGNAVCTRITAKKETEILEQFLNESKTYTTLMQIALKDLSHYVFDCPPKIKERDQEALKIQLESLIRIKIIPETSLSSSAMPCKHNCDLQSIGSSLKTYECSKYLDCRYISTGYDICLLNNSSRSYEWIKDNEGNIYGKSQHSRAHKVCQGTTVTLNREYTWYNGYFCDYCVCTCVEKPKWTSRIITAISFRDQLSDVKNNSVVVGVKFVKKDFMIHVQIKEGQLLPYGEINLTRWKDLEAFDYSEENGCFYLDSSSADSKNRVMTPGRDYGPAEKINLDDLVAPPGYLVTGVRFRFAWDSRAWPLLRRGTTQLEIQATKFDFVQGKLFGKSFWVPASSMSKKYLELENPDDPSKAPEELQEVTSGKTVKFRASDFEKDAGQSTVPFFDGRSLEFSPPVPLQGLGLFHRGHKGFGGYLAFRAVDLNMFTIFSDYSNFVKNFE from the exons atgagtTCCTTTAAAACTTTTGCGGAAAAATTCACTGAAAAGATAGACGTCGAGTTGAAATTAACTTTGAATTCATTCTCGAACTTCGAAGCGGGAATCACGGATTGGAACGAAGTGAATTTTTTCTCGGACGTCCAGGAGCTTCTGGAGGACACTAAGCTGAGATGTGCGGGTCTTTCTGGACACGTTTCTCGGTGGAACGACTTCCATGAACTCCTGGTGAAGCACATCCGCCGAAGCAAGGGAACTGAGGGAGTTTTAAACGATTTGCATACCAAGGCTTACATATTTTACTCCTCAGTGGTGTATTTACTCCAGCAACTTCCGAGTTTGGCACCAGACAGCCAGCATTTGGAATTTTCCCAATTTTGTAAAGGGTTTAAAATGATGAGGGAGAACAATATTCTTTTTAGGTCGGAAGGagagtataaaaataatactaaagacCTGACCGggtattttgaagaaatattCAAAGTTTGGAAG acccctgaaatcaaaaaattctgCGGTAAAATTCCGTCCCCCCGCGCTGGATTGTTGAGATACttcaaagtaattttatcaatCCACCTCCGGAGATTTATAGTCTCTTATTTCGGCAACGCAGTCTGTACTCGAATCACAGCTAAGAAAGAAACTGAAATTCTCGAGCAATTCCTCAACGAATCAAAGACTTACACCACATTAATGCAAATTGCTCTGAAAGATTTAAGCCATTATGTCTTCGATTGTCCGCCGAAAATTAAAGAAAGAGACCAGGAGGCCTTAAAAATCCAGTTGGAAAGCCTGATAAGGATAAAAATCATCCCCGAGACGAGTCTGAGCAGTTCTGCGATGCCCTGCAAACACAATTGTGACCTCCAAAGCATTGGAAGTTCTCTAAAAACATACGAATGCTCAAAATATCTCGATTGTCGGTATATTTCCACTGGATATGATATTTGTCTATTG AATAACAGTTCAAGATCTTACGAATGGATAAAAGATAACGAGGGAAATATCTATGGTAAGAGTCAACACAGTAGAGCGCACAAAGTGTGTCAAGGGACTACTGTGACCTTAAATAGAGAGTACACGTGGTACAATGGATATTTCTGTGATTACTGTGTTTGTACGTGTGTGGAAAAACCTAAATGGACGAGCCGAATAATCACTGCGATAAGTTTCCGTGATCAACTATCTGACGTCAAAAATAACAg cgtCGTAGTTGGAGTGAAGTTCGTGAAGAAAGATTTTATGATCCACGTGCAGATAAAAGAAGGACAACTTCTGCCTTAcggagaaattaatttaacaagaTGGAAGGATCTCGAGGCCTTTGACTACTCTGAAGAAAATGGCTGCTTTTATTTGGACAGTTCCTCCGCAGATTCTAAAAACCGGGTGATGACACCTGGAAGAGACTATGGACCTGctgagaaaattaatttggacGACCTGGTGGCCCCACCAGGGTACCTGGTCACCGGAGTGAGGTTCAGGTTCGCTTGGGATTCACGTGCTTGGCCCCTTCTTAGGCGCGGGACCACTCAGCTGGAGATCCAAGCAACAAAGTTTGATTTTGTTCAAGGAAAACTTTTTGGAAAATCATTCTGGGTTCCCGCAAGTTCAATGTCaaa GAAATATTTGGAGCTGGAGAACCCAGATGACCCTAGCAAAGCTCCCGAAGAGCTCCAGGAAGTCACTTCAGGAAAAACAGTCAAGTTCCGAGCCTCAGACTTCGAAAAAGACGCCGGGCAGTCGACAGTGCCTTTCTTCGATGGCAGAAGCCTGGAATTTTCACCTCCAGTTCCCCTCCAGGGCCTGGGACTCTTTCACCGTGGACACAAGGGCTTTGGAGGATATCTCGCCTTTCGTGCGGTCGATCTTAATATGTTCACTATTTTTTCTGACTATTCaaattttgtaaagaattttgaataa
- the LOC123263110 gene encoding uncharacterized protein LOC123263110, whose amino-acid sequence MRVILSVTILVLTFSGSNCLLEEFLMSDDLDPYAAFVSKMEDNLKGNCLTEFLMPSWRRRFAVMNTLKNMTRVLCEYDNVDNTNTEFPWRSIIEKLGFYEIQEMQFKFEPMHLMNKIAKYWTEIDKITKTIDFDTDLDFGCDDLSKYFQWIYNVDEELCNGDINKVYAQYVIAIKDKMEKYASKLNICVMNKTLQNELMAFFKLGMKAHIQRYILTSYEVTVSNHCKDSCVDAELETLKTQFLNDVEAYKNLMFKTMEEFAAYIKKCDAPKPTVPPSPEDPKNPGGGVKISDPSNKKPPAPPAPKPTIPPCREDPKNPGWQVNIPHPCNEKSPAPPAPKPTIPLSPEDPKNPGGGVKIPDPSNKKPPAPPAPKPTIPPCREDPKNPCWQVNFPYPWNEESPAPPAPKPTIPPCREDPKNPGWQVKFLYPWNEESPAPPAPKPTIPPCREDPKNPGGGANILDPSNKKPPAPPAPPSPPPYIELERAYQVTIVSEEKMDKTGSCSHNCDLSKVSINPGEECQDYTQCTFISHGFDVCEAQNSARRYDWVKDRNNTVYGTPSACNGRTKSFFNMNIWLLSLTSCDYCVCTCVSKPRHDPHTLTAVSFREQTSDVVNDKVVVGLRFVKKDYMLHIQIAEARLLPYGKINASTFTWKPLENFELKEQEQKFYIKSSFGRMEALSLGKDWGHASSINLDDVVAPKDYIVTGVRFRYAGDNLACPVFQSGSLELQLQVRKLDFAGGYISEFYSPKWISAGKKYHSELVLCEPDNPLKASMNTELSASGHFVRFQASDFRKDAGQSTVPFFDGFDVLGTPLVPLKGAGVFHRGLKGFGGFVSLKIYGLNSKFYSAANVKKAAPPAKPAAPPAQPAAPPAQPAAPPAQPAAPPAPPSKPATDNLDEFPVLKLMENLLRKPIKIIHDFVKNMD is encoded by the exons atgagAGTGATATTAAGTGTCACAATTCTGGTGCTGACCTTCTCCGGGAGCAACTGCCTCCTGGAGGAGTTCCTGATGTCCGACGACCTAGACCCTTACGCGGCTTTCGTCAGCAAGATGGAGGACAATTTGAAGGGCAATTGTCTGACCGAGTTCTTGATGCCAAGTTGGCGACGGAGGTTCGCCGTCATGAACACCCTTAAGAACATGACGAGGGTCTTGTGCGAGTACGACAACGTAGACAACACCAACACTGAGTTCCCTTGGCGGTCTATTATTGAGAAGCTGGGATTTTACGAAATACAGGAGATGCAGTTCAAGTTCGAGCCGATGCACCTGATGAACAAAATCGCCAAGTATTGGACTGAAATTGACAAAATCACGAAGACGATCGACTTTGATACCGACCTGGATTTCGGCTGCGACGATTTGAGCAAGTACTTtcaatggatatataatgtaGATGAGGAATTATGCAACGGGGATATCAATAAAGTGTACGCGCAGTATGTCATAGCGATCAAGGATAAAATGgag AAATACGCAAGCAAGCTCAATATTTGCGTTATGAATAAGACTCTTCAGAATGAATTGATGGCGTTCTTTAAGCTGGGGATGAAGGCACACATTCAGAGGTATATTCTTACTTCTTACGAGGTGACTGTTTCTAACCATTGCAAGGATT cTTGCGTAGATGCAGAGCTTGAAACATTAAAAACTCAGTTTTTGAATGACGTCGAAGCCTACAAAAATTTGATGTTCAAAACCATGGAAGAATTCGCGGCTTACATTAAAAAGTGCGACGCGCCAAAACCGACAGTTCCTCCATCCCCTGAAGATCCCAAAAATCCTGGCGGGGGAGTAAAAATTTCGGATCCAAGCAACAAGAAGCCTCCGGCGCCTCCAGCGCCAAAACCGACAATTCCTCCATGCCGTGAAGATCCCAAAAATCCTGGCTGGCAAGTAAATATTCCTCATCCATGCAATGAAAAGTCTCCGGCGCCTCCAGCGCCAAAACCGACAATTCCTCTATCCCCTGAAGATCCCAAAAATCCTGGCGGGGGAGTAAAAATTCCAGATCCAAGCAACAAGAAGCCTCCGGCGCCTCCAGCGCCAAAACCGACAATTCCTCCATGCCGTGAAGATCCCAAAAATCCTTGCTGGCAAGTAAATTTTCCTTATCCATGGAATGAAGAGTCTCCGGCGCCTCCAGCGCCAAAACCGACAATTCCTCCATGCCGTGAAGATCCCAAAAATCCTGGCTGGCAAGTAAAGTTTCTTTATCCATGGAATGAAGAGTCTCCGGCGCCTCCAGCGCCAAAACCGACAATTCCTCCATGCCGTGAAG ATCCCAAAAATCCTGGCGGGGGAGCAAATATTCTGGATCCAAGCAACAAGAAGCCTCCGGCGCCTCCAGCGCCTCCTTCTCCCCCTCCTTACATTGAATTAGAGCGAGCTTATCAAGTTACGATAGTCAGCGAGGAGAAAATGGATAAAACCGGAAGCTGCTCGCACAATTGTGACCTTTCGAAGGTCAGCATCAATCCAGGAGAAGAGTGCCAAGATTACACCCAGTGCACATTTATTTCCCACGGATTTGACGTCTGCGAGGCTCAAAATAGCGCGAGGAGGTACGATTGGGTCAAGGATAGAAATAACACGGTCTATGGAACCCCTTCTGCTTGCAACGGAAGAACCAAGTCATTTTTCAACATGAATATCTGGTTGTTGTCACTCACTTCCTGCGATTATTGTGTTTGTACGTGTGTTTCTAAGCCTAGACATGATCCACATACTCTTACGGCTGTCAGCTTCAGAGAGCAAACTTCGGATGTCGTTAATGACAA AGTTGTCGTAGGTCTAAGATTCGTAAAAAAAGACTACATGTTACACATTCAAATTGCGGAAGCGCGTCTTTTGCCCTACGGTAAAATCAACGCATCAACTTTTACCTGGAAACCTTTGGAGAACTTTGAGTTGAAAGAACAGGAGCAAAAGTTCTACATAAAATCAAGTTTTGGAAGGATGGAGGCGCTTTCCCTTGGTAAAGACTGGGGTCACGCTTCGTCGATCAACCTGGACGACGTGGTGGCTCCCAAGGACTACATAGTCACCGGAGTGAGGTTCCGCTACGCAGGAGACAATTTAGCCTGTCCAGTGTTCCAGTCCGGTTCCCTGGAACTCCAGCTGCAGGTCAGAAAACTGGACTTTGCAGGCGGCTACATATCCGAGTTCTACAGTCCCAAGTGGATCTCCGCTGGGAAAAAGTATCACAGCGAGCTGGTGCTCTGCGAACCCGACAACCCACTCAAGGCTTCGATGAACACCGAATTGTCTGCTAGCGGCCATTTTGTTAGGTTCCAGGCTTCGGACTTCCGTAAAGACGCCGGGCAGTCCACGGTTCCGTTCTTTGATGGGTTTGATGTTCTGGGAACTCCCTTGGTTCCCCTTAAAGGTGCTGGGGTGTTCCATCGAGGTCTTAAGGGCTTCGGAGGGTTCGTTAGTCTCAAGATTTATGGTCTAAATTCCAAGTTTTATTCTGCTGCTAATGTCAAGAAAGCAGCTCCTCCAGCTAAGCCTGCAGCTCCTCCAGCTCAGCCTGCAGCTCCTCCAGCTCAGCCTGCAGCTCCTCCAGCTCAGCCTGCAGCTCCTCCAGCTCCTCCATCTAAGCCTGCTACTGATAACTTAGATGAATTTCcagttttaaaattgatgGAAAATTTGCTTAGAAAaccgattaaaataatacatgATTTTGTGAAGAATATggattaa